Below is a genomic region from Roseovarius arcticus.
TGGCGATCACGCGGTACAGTTGCTCGGGGTCGGCGCGCAGCTGAAAGCCTGCCCGCACATCCTCGGAAAAGCTGATGTCGGCCTCGCCGGCGGACAAGCGCTCGCTGTCGATGACGTCGGTGACGATGTCCAACAGGGCAAAACGTGAAAGGCGAGGCGCAGGCTCTTCGGCCTTGCCATAAGCCAGCGTAGACTCGCACAGGTTGACCGCGCGGGTAATCGAATTGACCAGTTTGGGCGCCATGCGTTTGACCATCGGGTCCTCCGATGTCTCAAGCCTGTCGGTGAACAACTGCGCGCTTGTCAGGATGTTGCGCAGATCGTGGCTGACCTTGGCCACTGCGCTGCCCAATCCGGCAAGGCGTTCTTTTTGCCGCAAGGCTCCGGTCAGCTGGGTTTGCATCAGCGCCAGTGTCTCTTCGGCCTCGCGCAGCTCGGTAATGGTCGAGCTGGGGGCGATGACGCCGCGAGCGTCCTCGGGTGCGCTGGCATAGGCTTTCATCGAGCCGACGACGCGGCTGATGGGCCGCACAAGAAACACGCGCACGGCTAAAAATAGCAGCACGGCGGTGATGATCGAGATGACGGCCGATAGCAAAAGGATGCGCAGACCGTAGTCGATCATTGCCATGCGCAGCGTCTGCGTCTCCATAGTGACCTCGATCAACATCCCGGCGCTGCGTACGGGCATTCCGATAACACGCACCACTTGGTCCTCGCGTGTCATCAGCCGCGCCAGTGCGTCGCGCATTAACCTCCAGGCGCCTGCGTCTCGCAGATCGTATGTGGCAGCGATGGCAACGGGCAGCGGCGACGACAGCACCAACTGGCGCGCATCGTTGCGGCGCAGCACCACGTTAAAGACGCCGGCATTTGCCAGCAGCTCATCCTCCAGGTCTGGGCTGATCTCGTCGCCGGCCAGACGGGCAAGTGACGCGATCTGCGCCCGTTCTAGACGGGACAGCAGAAAATCCTCGCGAAATCGCGCGATGGACGGCACAAAGATCAAGATCTCGGCCAACATCAC
It encodes:
- a CDS encoding sensor histidine kinase, whose product is MNSLSGRFLILTAIFVMLAEILIFVPSIARFREDFLLSRLERAQIASLARLAGDEISPDLEDELLANAGVFNVVLRRNDARQLVLSSPLPVAIAATYDLRDAGAWRLMRDALARLMTREDQVVRVIGMPVRSAGMLIEVTMETQTLRMAMIDYGLRILLLSAVISIITAVLLFLAVRVFLVRPISRVVGSMKAYASAPEDARGVIAPSSTITELREAEETLALMQTQLTGALRQKERLAGLGSAVAKVSHDLRNILTSAQLFTDRLETSEDPMVKRMAPKLVNSITRAVNLCESTLAYGKAEEPAPRLSRFALLDIVTDVIDSERLSAGEADISFSEDVRAGFQLRADPEQLYRVIANLVRNARQAIVTSARPGEIAVQSSETDDAVLIRISDTGPGLPPKAREHLFTPFQGGATKGGSGLGLTISVELVRGHGGTLELEHTGPKGTSFLITLPKGELPGARTPKPHND